A DNA window from Halomicrobium mukohataei DSM 12286 contains the following coding sequences:
- a CDS encoding DUF7576 family protein, with the protein MVDPTSDHHEDLDESEAPDCEQCGDAIVNEPTHREVTWIEDDTVREAHFCDESCLNAWDER; encoded by the coding sequence ATGGTAGATCCCACATCGGACCATCACGAGGACCTAGACGAGTCCGAAGCGCCCGACTGCGAGCAGTGTGGCGACGCAATCGTGAACGAGCCGACCCACCGCGAGGTGACCTGGATCGAAGACGACACCGTCCGGGAAGCGCACTTCTGTGACGAGTCCTGTCTGAACGCGTGGGACGAGCGCTGA
- the glmU gene encoding bifunctional sugar-1-phosphate nucleotidylyltransferase/acetyltransferase, translating to MQVVILAAGEGTRMRPLTTDTPKPMLPVADRPLVAHTADAAVEAGASELILVVGYEADAVRSYFGEEYRGVPVEFAVQAEQRGTADAVRAASEHLDGPFAVLNGDNLYDRSSIAALFDAGPAIAASRVDDPTAYGVLSTDRSTVTGIVEKPDDPPTELANAGAYVFPADAREWLDVEKSERGEYEITDVVARAIETGTVSAVEVDRWLDVGRPWELLAANEWKLGELDRRIDGEVRGDATLRGNVVVEAGATVEPGVVVEGPALIRAGAEVGPNAYVRGATLLAEDTHVGHGVEIKNSVIGAGSAVPHVTYVGDSVLGEGVNFGAGTQVANLRHDGEPVRQTVKGDRVSTGRRKYGVVAGDGVKTAVNTSINPGVTLSKGATTTPGESVTRDR from the coding sequence CACACACCGCCGACGCGGCGGTCGAGGCGGGGGCGAGCGAGCTGATACTGGTCGTCGGGTACGAAGCCGACGCGGTCAGGTCGTACTTCGGCGAGGAGTATCGCGGCGTCCCGGTGGAGTTCGCAGTCCAGGCCGAACAACGCGGCACCGCGGACGCCGTCAGGGCCGCCAGCGAGCACCTCGACGGTCCCTTCGCCGTCCTCAACGGCGACAATCTCTACGATCGATCGTCGATCGCCGCGCTGTTCGACGCCGGCCCGGCCATCGCGGCGTCTCGCGTCGACGATCCGACGGCCTACGGCGTCCTCTCGACGGACCGCAGCACCGTGACGGGGATCGTCGAGAAGCCCGACGACCCGCCGACGGAGCTCGCGAACGCCGGTGCGTACGTGTTTCCGGCCGACGCCCGCGAGTGGCTCGACGTCGAGAAAAGCGAGCGCGGCGAGTACGAGATCACCGACGTGGTCGCGCGAGCGATCGAGACCGGTACCGTCTCGGCGGTCGAGGTCGACCGCTGGCTCGACGTGGGGCGACCCTGGGAGTTGCTGGCGGCAAACGAGTGGAAGCTCGGGGAGCTCGATCGGCGGATCGACGGCGAGGTCCGCGGTGACGCGACGCTCCGCGGAAACGTCGTCGTCGAGGCCGGCGCGACCGTCGAGCCCGGCGTCGTCGTCGAGGGGCCGGCACTGATCCGTGCCGGCGCGGAGGTCGGACCCAACGCCTACGTCCGCGGAGCGACCCTGCTCGCCGAGGACACCCACGTCGGCCACGGCGTCGAGATCAAAAACAGCGTGATCGGTGCCGGCTCGGCCGTCCCCCACGTCACGTACGTCGGCGACAGCGTCCTCGGCGAGGGCGTGAACTTCGGAGCCGGCACGCAGGTGGCGAACCTCCGTCACGACGGCGAGCCGGTCAGACAGACAGTCAAGGGCGACCGCGTCTCGACCGGACGGCGAAAGTACGGCGTCGTCGCCGGAGACGGCGTCAAGACCGCGGTCAACACGAGCATCAACCCCGGTGTCACCCTGTCGAAGGGAGCCACCACGACGCCGGGCGAGTCGGTCACGCGGGATCGGTGA
- a CDS encoding ATP-binding protein: MTFYDRVDELDTLVDDFETPGHDFYVVYGRRRVGKTALLKEFCDGRPHIYFLAAQEAEARQREKFVETVADHFDDRVPRIDGWDEAFSYLGEKIAQERCIVAIDEFPYLVDENDSLPSYVQSFGDEQLQETDSMLVLCGSSISTMESEVLGHESPLYGRRTGQIDLQAFTFQQARDVIAYDIEAAVQSYAITGGTPMYLTLFDYSRPLGKNIKQEILSPTAVLYNEPAFLLRTELRTPGRYMSILEAVATGNTTPSEIAGASGIDSGPLSKYLQTLRRLRLIDREVPVTASSKQSKRSRYHVDDEFLRFWFRFVEPNRSSIEEAPAVVYDETIEPNLSDHVATTFKDVCREAVWAAIRRDDLGPYSEVGRWWYGEDEIDIVGLAPGDDRILFGECKWTNEPVGHGLASQLREKGERVRWGPDTRDEEYALFSRNGFVDGLADDLGDDWELFDLSRIGEILYSDN, translated from the coding sequence ATGACCTTTTACGATCGGGTGGACGAACTGGACACACTCGTCGACGACTTCGAGACTCCAGGTCACGATTTCTACGTCGTGTACGGTCGCCGTCGAGTCGGGAAAACTGCGCTCCTCAAGGAATTCTGTGACGGCCGACCACACATCTATTTCCTCGCAGCACAGGAGGCCGAAGCTCGTCAGCGTGAGAAATTCGTCGAGACCGTTGCCGATCACTTCGACGATCGGGTTCCGCGTATCGACGGGTGGGACGAGGCGTTCAGCTATCTCGGCGAGAAGATCGCACAGGAGCGGTGTATCGTCGCGATCGACGAGTTCCCGTATCTCGTCGACGAGAACGACTCACTGCCGTCGTACGTCCAGTCGTTCGGGGACGAACAGCTACAGGAGACGGACTCGATGCTCGTGTTGTGTGGCTCCAGTATCAGTACGATGGAGTCGGAAGTCCTGGGACACGAGAGCCCGCTGTACGGTCGACGGACGGGACAGATCGATCTCCAGGCGTTTACGTTCCAGCAAGCTCGTGACGTGATCGCGTACGACATCGAAGCGGCGGTCCAGTCGTACGCGATTACGGGTGGAACGCCGATGTATCTCACTCTGTTCGATTACAGTCGTCCACTCGGCAAGAATATCAAACAGGAGATTCTCTCACCGACGGCGGTGCTCTACAACGAACCGGCGTTTCTCCTTCGGACCGAGTTGCGCACTCCCGGCCGCTACATGAGTATCCTCGAGGCGGTCGCGACGGGCAATACCACGCCAAGTGAGATCGCCGGTGCGTCAGGAATCGATTCGGGACCACTCTCGAAATATCTCCAGACGTTACGCCGCCTCCGGCTGATCGACCGGGAAGTACCCGTAACCGCGTCGTCGAAGCAGTCCAAGCGATCCCGCTACCACGTGGACGACGAGTTCCTTCGCTTCTGGTTTCGGTTCGTCGAGCCGAACCGATCCAGTATCGAGGAAGCCCCAGCAGTCGTCTACGACGAGACGATCGAACCGAATCTCTCGGACCACGTCGCGACGACGTTCAAAGATGTCTGTCGGGAGGCTGTTTGGGCTGCAATCAGGCGTGACGATCTCGGACCATATTCTGAGGTCGGGCGGTGGTGGTACGGTGAGGACGAGATCGACATCGTCGGTCTAGCACCGGGTGACGACCGAATCCTGTTCGGGGAGTGCAAGTGGACGAATGAACCCGTCGGACACGGACTCGCGTCACAGCTACGCGAGAAAGGAGAGCGTGTTCGGTGGGGACCAGACACCCGTGACGAGGAGTACGCTCTGTTTTCGAGGAACGGCTTCGTCGACGGACTGGCAGACGATCTGGGCGACGACTGGGAACTGTTTGATTTGAGTAGGATTGGCGAGATCCTCTATAGTGACAATTGA